The proteins below are encoded in one region of Sulfolobus islandicus Y.N.15.51:
- the glcS gene encoding glucose ABC transporter substrate-binding protein GlcS: MSRRRLYKAISRTAIIIIVVVIIIAAIAGGLAAYYSSSKPPATSTSLTSTSSSLSVTTSSTTSTLSSITTTTSTASSYVVDFINPWGAEDPVGLKWIGGNFSIYYPGYSVQFTSLPGASGVEERYVVINDIEAGKLQGIFWAHGGPEVLSYVELLPSPHDLYNMTPLLAQEGLFQKGVTEALMAISYNGTIFGSPTNVHRAEELYFNPQILKKYNLPIPTNLSLLIYDTQQLEAHGINPWAMSGAEGGYEQLHLWFAIFLSVAAQYYGAAGAAKLSNELMYGVLNLNNVTVQKIINETDNVFLQFVGQSSVIPSWQSQSIWSALALVIKGQTVFEAGGNWLAEYAAIWYNTTTYPATQPYLNWSNITLMAMPFPGTQGIYVIDMDSVAIPTVNNPQEQAAINFAKFWASYEGQKIWTYYKGVSIWANSTDYYSTPMQWYDYQSLLNTPAQNFTWAFADGTLFDDVFYFLIAQELNLQEQGSSYIPTFNAALFKAENMTFHEWQIAAKDGFGFVGQRGNPFGNYLPPWVNPSTYTYNSSYTPSFLLTPPHYLLPYLKKLGQQQYANKVNSVNYYAINGVNLLPFPLLIVLMIYLDQTRYKYVIKTFLNKINFFSNIFLSKFLTFNFTLYLGV; this comes from the coding sequence ATGTCTAGGCGTAGATTATACAAGGCGATATCTAGAACAGCAATAATAATAATTGTAGTAGTAATCATAATTGCAGCAATTGCTGGAGGTCTTGCAGCATATTATAGCTCTAGCAAACCACCCGCTACCAGTACGAGTTTAACCAGTACGAGTAGCAGTTTATCCGTGACGACTTCTTCTACAACTTCTACCTTATCTTCTATTACGACAACGACGTCAACTGCTTCATCATATGTAGTAGACTTTATAAATCCGTGGGGTGCTGAAGACCCTGTAGGACTAAAATGGATTGGAGGAAATTTCTCAATTTACTACCCTGGCTATTCAGTGCAATTCACATCATTACCAGGAGCTAGTGGTGTAGAGGAGAGGTATGTTGTAATTAACGATATTGAGGCTGGTAAGCTACAGGGTATCTTTTGGGCTCATGGAGGCCCAGAAGTACTTTCCTATGTGGAACTATTACCTAGCCCCCACGATTTATACAATATGACCCCACTGTTAGCCCAAGAGGGATTATTCCAGAAGGGTGTCACGGAAGCACTTATGGCTATATCTTATAATGGTACAATATTCGGCTCTCCAACAAACGTGCACAGAGCAGAGGAGTTATACTTCAATCCTCAAATCCTTAAGAAATACAATTTACCAATTCCTACCAATTTAAGTTTACTAATCTATGATACTCAACAATTAGAAGCACATGGAATAAATCCGTGGGCAATGTCTGGCGCTGAAGGTGGATATGAACAATTACATTTGTGGTTCGCAATATTCCTATCTGTAGCTGCGCAATACTATGGAGCTGCAGGAGCTGCTAAATTATCAAATGAGTTAATGTATGGAGTGCTTAACTTAAATAACGTAACAGTTCAAAAGATTATTAACGAAACTGATAACGTATTCTTGCAGTTTGTAGGTCAAAGCAGTGTGATTCCGAGCTGGCAAAGTCAATCTATATGGTCCGCTTTAGCACTAGTAATAAAGGGACAAACTGTATTCGAAGCTGGTGGCAATTGGCTTGCTGAATACGCAGCTATATGGTATAATACTACTACTTATCCTGCTACACAACCCTATCTAAACTGGTCCAATATTACACTAATGGCAATGCCATTCCCTGGTACACAAGGTATTTACGTTATAGATATGGACTCTGTTGCAATACCTACTGTTAATAATCCACAAGAGCAAGCTGCTATAAATTTTGCAAAATTCTGGGCTTCTTATGAAGGACAGAAGATATGGACATACTACAAGGGTGTGTCAATATGGGCTAATTCAACAGATTACTATTCTACTCCAATGCAGTGGTATGATTATCAATCTTTACTAAATACGCCAGCACAGAACTTTACATGGGCGTTCGCTGATGGGACCCTATTTGATGATGTGTTCTACTTCCTAATAGCGCAAGAGTTGAATCTACAAGAGCAAGGTTCATCGTATATTCCCACATTTAACGCAGCTCTATTCAAAGCTGAAAATATGACATTCCACGAATGGCAAATAGCTGCGAAAGATGGTTTCGGCTTCGTGGGACAAAGAGGAAATCCATTTGGTAATTATCTACCACCATGGGTTAATCCAAGCACTTATACATATAATTCAAGTTATACTCCATCATTCTTACTAACACCACCTCACTATTTATTGCCATATCTTAAGAAACTTGGACAACAGCAATATGCTAATAAGGTTAATAGTGTAAATTACTATGCTATCAACGGTGTTAATTTATTACCATTTCCATTGCTAATCGTATTAATGATATATTTAGATCAAACTAGATATAAATATGTTATAAAGACATTCTTAAATAAGATAAACTTTTTTTCAAATATATTTTTATCTAAATTTTTAACCTTTAATTTTACTTTATACTTAGGTGTATAA
- the glcT gene encoding glucose ABC transporter permease GlcT encodes MRKGAILMSIPGFIFAAFLIYLLALNVYFSLLNWSLFNLQPSFAGLGTYQTLFSEYFFSLAVTHTIVYTIAAVAIGNILGILGAGILYFLKSNTRRAIYLSVFLYPLAVSSSTYAITWQWLFNPQTGINLVLRIFHFPNIIWLTTQPTIYAGMIIIETWAYTGLAVLFFLAFFMSVDKSIIEAAKIDGANNFYLLFRIILPNSMNGLIVSTALLFLFSFRIFTVPFTIGGPTNPNMMSLVEYIYILFSTEYFSLSSALSSLVTLIAAVVIIPYAILGLKRWVFRR; translated from the coding sequence ATGAGGAAAGGAGCCATCTTAATGTCTATACCGGGATTTATATTTGCAGCTTTTTTGATATACTTATTGGCTCTCAATGTTTACTTTTCACTTTTGAATTGGTCATTATTTAATTTACAGCCGAGTTTTGCAGGTTTAGGCACTTATCAGACTTTATTTTCAGAATACTTTTTTAGTTTAGCCGTTACTCATACAATTGTATATACTATAGCTGCTGTTGCAATAGGTAATATACTTGGAATACTGGGAGCTGGAATTTTATATTTTTTAAAGAGTAATACGAGAAGAGCCATTTACTTATCTGTATTTTTATATCCCTTAGCTGTATCTTCTTCTACTTACGCCATAACTTGGCAGTGGTTATTTAATCCTCAAACTGGCATTAATTTAGTCTTAAGAATATTCCACTTCCCAAATATAATTTGGCTAACTACACAACCCACTATTTACGCAGGGATGATAATTATAGAAACATGGGCATATACTGGTTTAGCAGTGCTATTCTTTCTTGCTTTTTTTATGAGCGTGGATAAATCTATTATTGAGGCAGCTAAAATAGATGGTGCAAATAATTTTTATTTATTATTTAGGATCATATTACCAAACTCAATGAATGGACTAATAGTATCTACAGCTCTTCTATTTCTATTCTCATTTAGAATATTTACTGTACCGTTTACTATAGGAGGTCCTACAAACCCAAATATGATGAGCCTAGTAGAATATATTTACATTTTGTTTAGTACTGAGTATTTCTCTTTATCTTCAGCATTATCATCGTTAGTGACATTAATAGCTGCAGTAGTAATTATTCCTTACGCA